Proteins encoded together in one Xenopus laevis strain J_2021 chromosome 6L, Xenopus_laevis_v10.1, whole genome shotgun sequence window:
- the LOC108719368 gene encoding acrosin has product MVMMSSPKLVQSSLLSTNHFTEDITLTRRNMKLLTVFFFIFFIIHLICLSESAIGGICGNQPIYQGSRIVGGENAPPGKWPWMVSIQHPVRKDFSHICGGSVLNENWVLTAAHCFKHLQSKEETNTWRLVFGANDLMFLDSSVQIRRIKEVIWPKAYDPKTEANDIALMRLDKPIEFTGYVQPACFPSEFANVEKKTDCYIAGWGVIEEESGEPSEVLQEAKVHQIDSKKCNSKDWYNGAIGEYNLCAGHEKGGIDSCQGDSGGPLMCKTPRSRVYAVVGITSWGSGCARGKKPGVYTSTKYFIKWIASKVEKDEKEKPKIKRKRSILKNIIMPNGQLPEAENVGLTKTLTEGIQANTVQPTAEVQEDPYGREKGAQVQSGHIREKPKPEKTAQPPSESILKRIMSWLLTNIQRTLVPTVKIT; this is encoded by the exons ATGGTTATGATGTCATCACCTAAACTAGTACAATCCAGCTTGCTTTCTACAAATCATTTCACTGAAGACATCACACTGACAAGACGCAATATGAAGCTCTTGACAgtgtttttctttatattctttataattCATCTAATTTGTTTATCTGAGAGTGCCATCGGTGGCA TTTGTGGAAACCAACCTATATACCAGGGCTCCAGGATTGTTGGAGGAGAAAATGCCCCACCTGGGAAGTGGCCATGGATGGTTAGCATCCAGCACCCTGTTAGGAAAGATTTCTCGCATATTTGCGGAGGAAGTGTCTTGAATGAAAATTGGGTTCTGACCGCAGCCCATTGTTTTAAGCATCTGCAAAG CAAGGAAGAAACAAATACATGGAGACTCGTATTTGGAGCAAACGACTTAATGTTTCTCGACTCATCTGTGCAAATCAGAAGGATAAAAGAAGTCATATGGCCCAAAGCCTATGATCCAAAAACAGAGGCAAATGACATTGCCCTGATGCGGTTAGACAAGCCTATTGAGTTTACGGGTTATGTGCAGCCGGCTTGTTTCCCATCAGAGTTTGCTAATGTAGAGAAAAAGACCGACTGTTACATTGCAGGATGGGGAGTTATAGAAGAAGAAT ctGGAGAACCATCAGAAGTTTTGCAAGAAGCCAAAGTGCATCAAATTGATTCCAAGAAATGTAACTCCAAAGACTGGTATAACGGCGCCATAGGGGAATACAACCTATGTGCAGGCCATGAGAAAGGAGGGATCGACAGTTGCCAG GGAGACAGCGGAGGACCTTTAATGTGCAAAACTCCAAGATCACGGGTCTATGCTGTAGTCGGAATAACCAGTTGGGGATCAGGCTGCGCAAGAGGCAAGAAGCCGGGTGTTTACACTTCCACCAAATACTTTATAAAGTGGATTGCAAGTAAAGTTGAGAAAGATGAGAAAGAGAAGCCAAAAATCAAGAGGAAACGATCAATTCTGAAAAACATCATTATGCCCAATGGACAACTTCCAGAAGCTGAGAATGTAGGGTTAACCAAAACCCTCACCGAAGGAATTCAAGCAAATACTGTTCAACCAACTGCAGAAGTGCAAGAGGATCCGTATGGCAGAGAAAAAGGGGCACAAGTTCAATCTGGACACATAAGAGAAAAGCCAAAACCTGAAAAAACAGCGCAACCACCATCTGAAAGCATTCTGAAAAGAATTATGAGTTGGttacttacaaatatacaacGGACACTTGTTCCAACTGTAAAAATTACTTAG